The following proteins come from a genomic window of Maylandia zebra isolate NMK-2024a linkage group LG22, Mzebra_GT3a, whole genome shotgun sequence:
- the LOC143414474 gene encoding major histocompatibility complex class I-related protein 1-like, producing MMKKLMFLLLLCHAASAAIRSFKMYFMISSGVRNVPEYLAAVNVEDVMIAYYDSNMNEPEPRQDWAKEVKKEDLQLCKEHGQMIILYQQMLEVATASFKQHTNQTKGVHIIQELTGYELEDETEKVTGIKQFGYNGEDFIALDIETETWISSNPQAEITKQIWNAHTNKGFWKNVFATTFPAWSSMYMNYAESFVHRKVPPSVSLLQKTPSSPVSCHATGFYPDRAVMFWRKDGEEIHEDVDHKEILPNHDGTFQMSVDLDISSIGPEDWRRYDCVFQLSGFEDNVVTRLNQSITRTNWDKGETGNNEDRSVPIITAMVVLVAIVTVVIGFAGYKRKKGKSTNLSPVNISDLSERLNPETT from the exons ATGATGAAGAAACTTatgtttctcctcctcctctgccatGCTGCATCTGCAG CAATACGCTCCTTTAAGATGTATTTTATGATATCATCTGGAGTCCGAAATGTTCCCGAATATTTGGCAGCGGTAAATGTTGAGGATGTTATGATTGCTTACTATGACAGCAACATGAATGAACCTGAACCCAGACAGGACTGGGCAAAAGAAGTGAAGAAAGAGGATCTCCAGCTATGCAAAGAGCATGGTCAGATGATCATACTTTATCAGCAGATGTTAGAAGTTGCAACTGCCAGTTTCAAGCAGCACACAAACCAAACTAAAG GTGTTCACATAATCCAGGAGTTGACTGGTTATGAGTTGGAAGATGAGACTGAAAAGGTCACTGGGATTAAACAGTTTGGTTATAATGGAGAAGACTTCATTGCACTGGACATAGAAACAGAGACATGGATCTCTTCAAACCCACAGGCTGAAATCACAAAACAAATATGGAACGCACACACCAATAAGGGGTTTTGGAAGAACGTATTCGCAACTACTTTCCCGGCATGGTCCAGCATGTATATGAATTATGCTGAAAGTTTTGTGCATAGAAAAG TTCCTCCTTCAGTGTCTCTCCTACAGAAGACTCCCTCCTCTCCAGTCAGCTGCCATGCTACAGGTTTCTATCCTGACAGAGCCGTGATGTTCTGGAGGAAAGATGGAGAGGAGATACATGAGGATGTGGACCACAAAGAGATACTGCCTAACCATGATGGGACCTTCCAGATGAGTGTTGACCTGGATATTTCATCAATCGGACCTGAAGACTGGAGAAGGTATGACTGTGTGTTTCAGCTCTCTGGTTTTGAGGACAATGTTGTCACGAGACTGAATCAATCAATCACCAGAACCAACTGGGACAAAGGTGAAACTGGAAATAATGAAG acAGATCCGTTCCTATCATCACTGCCATGGTTGTTCTTGTTGCCATCGTCACTGTTGTTATTGGATTTGCTGgttacaaaagaaagaaag GCAAAAGCACCAACTTGT CACCTGTCAACATCTCTGACCTCTCTGAGAGACTGAATCCAGAGACCACATAA